Proteins co-encoded in one Papaver somniferum cultivar HN1 chromosome 5, ASM357369v1, whole genome shotgun sequence genomic window:
- the LOC113284377 gene encoding uncharacterized protein LOC113284377 isoform X1, whose product MVISSSMLNQDDHLCRATIRSETEFYFKTQAKIKTLFEVMDQDENRRSRQISQGKFIATTRYKGLASNFTQLHRKPLPPSKFLWILTCPPNIQLFLWKALTEGLSTFDTNIPSRCNSNLKAAILLQYHVDIDSRLTNLIVIDESWGIMYPRVTVS is encoded by the exons ATGGTGATATCTTCGTCTATGCTTAATCAAGATGATCATCTCTGTCGCGCAACTATCAG ATCAGAGACTGAATTCTACTTCAAGACACAAGCAAAGATAAAGACTCTTTTTGAAGTGATGGATCAAGACGAAAATCGAAGAAGTAGACAGATTTCACAAGGGAAATTCATCGCAACAACTAGATACAAAGGCTTGGCTAGTAACTTCACTCAATTGCATCGAAAACCTCTACCACCATCAAAGTTCTTGTGGATACTGACGTGTCCACCAAAcatacaacttttcttgtggaaagcattgaccgAAGGCCTTTCGACCTTCGACACCAACATTCCCTCTCGATGCAACTCCAATTTGAAGGCTGCTATTCTGCTCCAATATCATGTTGATATAGATTCACGGCTTACCAATCTAATTGTAATTGATGAATCTTGGGGTATTATGTACCCTCGTGTAACGGTGTCATAG
- the LOC113284377 gene encoding uncharacterized protein LOC113284377 isoform X2, with the protein MIISVAQLSETEFYFKTQAKIKTLFEVMDQDENRRSRQISQGKFIATTRYKGLASNFTQLHRKPLPPSKFLWILTCPPNIQLFLWKALTEGLSTFDTNIPSRCNSNLKAAILLQYHVDIDSRLTNLIVIDESWGIMYPRVTVS; encoded by the exons ATGATCATCTCTGTCGCGCAACTATCAG AGACTGAATTCTACTTCAAGACACAAGCAAAGATAAAGACTCTTTTTGAAGTGATGGATCAAGACGAAAATCGAAGAAGTAGACAGATTTCACAAGGGAAATTCATCGCAACAACTAGATACAAAGGCTTGGCTAGTAACTTCACTCAATTGCATCGAAAACCTCTACCACCATCAAAGTTCTTGTGGATACTGACGTGTCCACCAAAcatacaacttttcttgtggaaagcattgaccgAAGGCCTTTCGACCTTCGACACCAACATTCCCTCTCGATGCAACTCCAATTTGAAGGCTGCTATTCTGCTCCAATATCATGTTGATATAGATTCACGGCTTACCAATCTAATTGTAATTGATGAATCTTGGGGTATTATGTACCCTCGTGTAACGGTGTCATAG
- the LOC113278478 gene encoding uncharacterized protein LOC113278478, translating into MKKSSSSNCSSLVCLSLVFIGVMFVMSAGLPSAKGKCVTQPPNFSHLDPIPAQTPPTSNNDLSDQQPLVLAKTAADSQKTHISSIGSDTPGMRKEDVKIESAAVEGGANFNPWSRIFGDEPKRSEEDVRMSWTLFDRRGFGFPMQKPKSRENEEL; encoded by the exons ATgaaaaaatcatcatcatcaaattgtTCTTCATTAGTATGTCTTAGTTTAGTTTTTATTGGTGTAATGTTCGTTATGTCAGCTGGATTACCTTCAGCTAAGGGTAAATGTGTCACGCAGCCACCAAATTTCAGTCACTTGGATCCGATTCCTGCACAAACTCCGCCTACTTCTAACAATGATCTATCAGATCAGCAGCCACTTGTTCTTGCAAAGACTGCTGCAGATTCCCAAAAAACTCACATAAGCTCAATTGGCAGTGACACTCCTG GTATGAGAAAAGAAGACGTGAAGATAGAATCAGCGGCAGTTGAAGGTGGTGCGAATTTCAATCCATGGTCCAGAATATTCGGAGATGAACCCAAACGATCTGAAGAAGACGTGCGGATGAGTTGGACACTATTTGACCGCCGCGGTTTTGGTTTTCCAATGCAAAAACCTAAGAGTCGTGAAAATGAAGAGTTGTAG